A genomic stretch from Oncorhynchus tshawytscha isolate Ot180627B linkage group LG07, Otsh_v2.0, whole genome shotgun sequence includes:
- the LOC112254743 gene encoding protein canopy homolog 2 has protein sequence MRMWHPLQSLALCVLLALFVNHCQGVRQGQDLKCGACRAMVDEMEWAISQVDPNKMIQTGSFRINPDGSQSIREVPLARSEGNLLELMEEVCERMKDYGERLEPTTSRETYERVTSRNGKPMDLSEAKLDSRVISSLKFACETIVEQYEDEIIEFFAHETDNVKDKLCSKRTDLCDHALQIPHDEL, from the exons ATGAGGATGTGGCATCCCTTGCAATCACTTGCTCTGTGTGTGCTACTTGCTCTCTTTGTAAACCACTGCCAAGGAGTCAGACAGGGCCAGGATCTCAAATGTGGAG CGTGTAGGGCCATGGTGGATGAGATGGAGTGGGCAATATCTCAGGTGGATCCTAACAAAATGATCCAGACCGGGTCCTTTAGAATCAACCCAGATGGTAGCCAGTCTATTAGAGAG GTTCCTCTCGCCCGCTCTGAGGGTAACCTCCTGGAGCTAATGGAGGAGGTATGTGAGAGGATGAAGGATTACGGGGAACGCTTGGAACCCACCACCAGCAGGGAGACCTATGAGAGGGTCACGTCTCGGAACGGCAAACCCATGGACCTCTCAGAGGCCAAACTGGATTCCAGAGTCATATCCAGCCTGAAATTTGCT TGTGAGACCATCGTTGAACAATATGAAGACGAGATCATTGAATTCTTTGCCCATGAAACAGACAACGTGAAAGACAAACTCTGCAGCAAGAGAACAG ACCTTTGCGACCATGCTCTGCAAATCCCTCATGATGAGCTATGA